The genomic DNA CGGTGTGGACCAAGGACCACGGCCGCGCGATGCGGATGTCCAAGAAGCTGGACTTCGGCTGCGTGTGGATCAACACCCACATCCCGCTGGTCGCCGAGATGCCGCACGGCGGCTTCAAGAAGTCCGGTTACGGCAAGGACCTGTCGGGCTACGGCTTCGACGACTACACGCGGATCAAGCACGTGATGACGTCGCTGGACATGTGACCCCACACATGTGACCCCACACATGTGACCCGACACATGTGACCCCACGCCGTGTGCGCGGCCCCGGACGGACCTCCCCGAGTCTCCGTCCGGGGCCGCGCCGCGTGTGTGCCGGGGGGTGAACTCCCCGCGCTCGACGGCGTGCCGGGCCTGGCCGGGCCCGCTCGACGCAGCGTCGAGCGTCCCGGTGGGCGCGGGGCCGGATCCTCGTGCCGCGCCCCTGCTCCCGAAGACGCCCTCGCTCTCCCGTCGTACCCGGCCGCGCGGCCCGGGCGGCTCCGCCGCGCCGGGTGCGCTCGGCGCCCCGGCCGGGGACCGCTGATCCTCCCGGACGAGGCGATGCGCGAACGGCTGCGATCGCACGGGACGTCGCGGCGGGAGAGCGGACGGAGTCCGCGAAGCGGTGGAACGGGACGGTCGGGGTGTAGCAGACTGATCATGTGATGAATTCATCGGTTGATGAAGGGGTCGAGGGCGCGGTCACGCTGGGACTGCTGGCCGCCTGGGTCCTGCACGACCTCGAAGAGCTGGCGACCGTGCCGGGCTGGTGGCGGCGCAACCTCCCCGCCCTGCGCGAGCGGTACCCGACCGTGCCGGAGGCCGTGTGGCGGCGGGCCGGGTCGGTCGACGGGCGGGAGTTCGCGGTGGCGGTGGGCGCGATGGCCGCGGTCGTGGCCTCCGCGTCCGTCGCCGGACGGCTGACCGGCGGCCGCTCGGCCACGTACCAGGCCGCGCTCAACGCCTTCGGCCTGCACGGCCTGGTCCACCTCGCGCAGTCGGGGCTGGTACGCGGCTACACGCCCGGGTCGGCGACCTCGCCGCTGATCGTCGTCCCGTTCACCCTCTGGGCCCGCCGTCGCCTGCGCCGCGCCGGTGTCCTGCGTGCCACCCGCCCGCGCGACCTCGCCGTGGGGCTGGGCTTCGCGGCGGCGGCGACCGTCGCGTCGCACGCGGTGGCGCGACGGCTGACGAGGGGCTGACGGGTCGCCCGGCTACTTCGGCGCGGGCGCGGTGAGGGGGGATCTCGCCGCGGCCGTGCCCCGGTCGCGCAGCGCGCACAGCACGTCGATGCGGTTGGTGGTGATCGAGTCGACGCCCACGGCACGCAGCCGGCGCATGGTGCGCCGGGTGTCGGGGGTCCAGACGGAGAGCAGGAAGCCGTCCCGGTGGACGCGCTCGGCCAGGGCCCGGTCCACCAGTCCGAAGCGGTAGTTGAGCCACCGGGGCCGGACCGCCGCCAGCAGCGCGGGCCGGGGCGGGGCCGCCGTGGTCCAGGTCATGGCGATCTCGGCGGCGGGGTCGGCGGCCCGCACGGCGAGCATGGCGGCGGCGCCCGCGGTGTAGTACACCCGGTCCCGTGCGCCGTACTCACGGACCACGTCCACGATGCGCCGCACGGCCCGCTCGCCCGGACCGCCCGGCAGGTCCAGCATCAGCCGGCTGCCGTCGGTCGCGGCCAGCGCCTCGGCGAGCGTCGGCACGCCGCCCGCCGTCAGCCCGCGCACCTCCTCGGCCGACAGGGAGCGCAGCGGCCGGTCCAGCTGCCACAGGCGCTTCAGCGTCTCGTCGTGCAGCAGCACCGGCACCCCGTCCCGGGTGAGGCGTACGTCGGTCTCGACCGCGTCCGCGCCGCGGTCCAGGGCGGAGCGCAGCGAGCCGAGCGTGTTCTCGCGGAGCCGGTAGGGGTCGCCGCGGTGGGCGACGGCGGTCAGGGCGCGCGGGGTGTCCATGGTGGGGGCAACTCTCGGTGGGCGTGGTTCTCAGGAGGCGAGCCAGGCGGCGGTGTACGTGTCGATCTCGTCGGCGATCCGGGCCTTGCCCGGCGCGTCGAGGAAGGAGGCCTCGACCCCGTTCTTCGCGAGGTCGGCGAGGCCGCGCTCGTCGAGGCCGAGGAGCCGGGCGGCGACGGCGTACTCGTTGTTGAGGTCGGTGCCGAACATCGGCGGGTCGTCGGAGTTGATCGTCACCAGGACGCCGGCGCGGGTGAACTCCTTGATCGGGTGCTCGTCCAGGGTGCGCACCGCGCGGGTGGCGATGTTGGAGGTCGGGCACACCTCCAGCGGGATGCGCCGCTCGGCGAGGTGGGCAAGGAGCTTCGGGTCCTGGGCGGAGCTGGTGCCGTGCCCGATGCGTTCGGCGCGCAGGTCGGTGAGGGCGTCCCACACGGTCTGCGGGCCGGTCGTCTCGCCGGCGTGCGGCACCGAGTGCAGGCCCGCGGCGATCGCGCGGTCGAAGTACGGCTTGAACTGCGGGCGGGCCACCCCGATCTCGGGTCCGCCGAGCCCGAAGGAGACCAGGCCCTCCGGGCGCAGCCGGTCGTCGGTCGCGAGCCGCGCCGTCTCCTCGGCGGACTCCAGACCGGCCTCCCCCGGGATGTCGAAGCACCAGCGCAGCACGGTCCCGAACTCGGCCTCGGCCGCCTTGCGGGCGTCCTCGATGGCGTCCATGAAGGCGCCCTCGTCGATGCCGCGCCGGGTGGAGGAGAACGGTGTGATGGTCAGCTCGGCGTACCGCACCTGCTGGCGGGCCATGTCCCGGGCCACCTCGTAGGTCAGCAGCCGGACGTCCTCCGGGGTGCGGATCAGGTCGACCACGGACAGGTACACGTCGATGAAGTGCGCGAAGTCCGTGAACGTGAAGTAGTCGACCAGGGCCTCCGGGTCGGTGGGGACCTTGGAGTCGGCGTGGCGCGCGGCCAGTTCGGAGACGATGCGCGGGGAGGCGGAGCCGACGTGGTGGACGTGCAGTTCGGCCTTCGGCAGTCCGGCGATGAAGGCGTGCAGGTCGCGCGGGACGTCGGCGTCGACGAGGTGCTCGGTCAAGGGTTCCTCCCCAAGGCGGCGCCCCCGGGCCGCGCGGGGCGGCGGCGGGGCGCGGGTGATCGGCTGATCGGTCGTTCGGGGATCATCGTAGGCCGGTCTCACGCCCGGCGGCCCGGGACCGTAGCATGGCGGGCACGAACGACCCGGGGGGACAGCACATGACGGACGCGATACGGCCGGAGGGGGAATCCTCCGGCGGGCACGACCCCTGGGCGCCCCCGGAGAGCGGGCCGTCCCTGGACAAGGGCCCCGGTGCCGGGCAGCCGCCCCAGCAGTCCCCGCCGCCCGCCTCGGACGCGCCGCCCCCCTGGCAGCCGCCGCCGGGCGTGCACGACCAGGCGACGGTCACGTCGATGCCCGGCCCAGGGTTCACCGGCCCCGAGTCCGCGGTGCCGCCGCCGCCCGTCGCGCCCGGTGGCGCCGGTGTCCCGGGCGGGTACGGCTACCCCGGATACGGCCAGGGCTACGGCTGGCCCGGCATGCAGCTGCCCCCGCAGAACGGGCTCGGCACCGCGTCGATGGTGCTGGGCATCCTCGCCTGCGCGCTGTTCTGCCTGTACGGCGTGGTCTCGGTGGTGCTGGGCATCCTCGCCGTGGTCTTCGGCATCAAGGGCCGCCGGAAGGCGGAGAGCGGCCTGGCCAACAACCACGGTCAGGCGCAGGCCGGGTTCGTCATGGGCATCGTCGGCATCGTGCTCGGTGTCGCCGTGATCGTCCTGATCGCCGTCGGGATCACCGCCGCGATCAACGAGGACTCGGACTACGACGACCCCTACTACGGAGCCTCGCGCCCCGTGCCCGTCTCCGTGACGGCGGAAAGCTGAACTCCTCCCCGCAGGGTTGCCTCTACGATGTCAAGCTCCAACGAGGGGAGAGCAGTTCATGTCGTACTCCAATCCCGGACCCGGGGACTACGGGCCGCCGCCGCAGCCGGGGCAGCCGCCCGCGGGGGGCTACGCGTACCCGCAGTCCGCGCCCGGGTACGGCTATCCGAACCAGGCCGCCGGGTACCCGGCCGCCCCGCCGGTGGGCTACCCGCAGGGGCCCGGCTACGGAATGCCGATGCAGCCGAGCAACGGCATGGGGACCACGGGACTGGTGCTTGGCATCATCGGCGTGGTGTGCAGCCTGACCTTCTTCCTCTGGTTCTTCGGCGTGATCCTGGGCATCCTCGGCATCATCTTCGGCGCGATCGGCCGGGGCAAGGCCACCCGGGGTGAGGCCACCAACAAGGGCTCCGCGACCGCCGGTCTCGTGCTCGGCATCACGGCCACGGTGATCCTGCCGCTGCTCGGCTTCCTTGCCTTCGCGAGCCTGATGAGCGTCGCCTGAGCCAGGCGCCGGTGGGGGCGGCCCGGAGCCGCCCCCTCAGGCTTTTCGGCCGCCGCCCGCGCGCAGCCGCTCCCTGGCCGCCATCAGCGCGAAGCCCAGCAGATTGGGCCCCCGCCAGCGCTCCGGGTCCACCGCGGCCTCGTCGTCCGCGGCCAGGCCGATGCCCCACACCCGGTCCACGGGGCTCGCCTCCACGAGCACTCTCTCGCCCGTGTTCAGCAGGAACGCCCGCAGCGCCGGGTCCGAGGCGAACTTGTGGACGCTGCCCTCCACCACGATCCCGAAGCGCTCCCGCTCCCACACCGCCTCGTCGAAACCGCGCACGAGCCGGCCCGCCTTCTTCGCCCCGGCGGGATGAGCGGCCG from Streptomyces sp. CB09001 includes the following:
- a CDS encoding HXXEE domain-containing protein, producing the protein MMNSSVDEGVEGAVTLGLLAAWVLHDLEELATVPGWWRRNLPALRERYPTVPEAVWRRAGSVDGREFAVAVGAMAAVVASASVAGRLTGGRSATYQAALNAFGLHGLVHLAQSGLVRGYTPGSATSPLIVVPFTLWARRRLRRAGVLRATRPRDLAVGLGFAAAATVASHAVARRLTRG
- a CDS encoding adenosine deaminase produces the protein MRPAYDDPRTTDQPITRAPPPPRAARGRRLGEEPLTEHLVDADVPRDLHAFIAGLPKAELHVHHVGSASPRIVSELAARHADSKVPTDPEALVDYFTFTDFAHFIDVYLSVVDLIRTPEDVRLLTYEVARDMARQQVRYAELTITPFSSTRRGIDEGAFMDAIEDARKAAEAEFGTVLRWCFDIPGEAGLESAEETARLATDDRLRPEGLVSFGLGGPEIGVARPQFKPYFDRAIAAGLHSVPHAGETTGPQTVWDALTDLRAERIGHGTSSAQDPKLLAHLAERRIPLEVCPTSNIATRAVRTLDEHPIKEFTRAGVLVTINSDDPPMFGTDLNNEYAVAARLLGLDERGLADLAKNGVEASFLDAPGKARIADEIDTYTAAWLAS
- a CDS encoding glycerophosphodiester phosphodiesterase, which codes for MDTPRALTAVAHRGDPYRLRENTLGSLRSALDRGADAVETDVRLTRDGVPVLLHDETLKRLWQLDRPLRSLSAEEVRGLTAGGVPTLAEALAATDGSRLMLDLPGGPGERAVRRIVDVVREYGARDRVYYTAGAAAMLAVRAADPAAEIAMTWTTAAPPRPALLAAVRPRWLNYRFGLVDRALAERVHRDGFLLSVWTPDTRRTMRRLRAVGVDSITTNRIDVLCALRDRGTAAARSPLTAPAPK
- a CDS encoding DUF4190 domain-containing protein, with the translated sequence MSYSNPGPGDYGPPPQPGQPPAGGYAYPQSAPGYGYPNQAAGYPAAPPVGYPQGPGYGMPMQPSNGMGTTGLVLGIIGVVCSLTFFLWFFGVILGILGIIFGAIGRGKATRGEATNKGSATAGLVLGITATVILPLLGFLAFASLMSVA
- a CDS encoding DUF4190 domain-containing protein, giving the protein MTDAIRPEGESSGGHDPWAPPESGPSLDKGPGAGQPPQQSPPPASDAPPPWQPPPGVHDQATVTSMPGPGFTGPESAVPPPPVAPGGAGVPGGYGYPGYGQGYGWPGMQLPPQNGLGTASMVLGILACALFCLYGVVSVVLGILAVVFGIKGRRKAESGLANNHGQAQAGFVMGIVGIVLGVAVIVLIAVGITAAINEDSDYDDPYYGASRPVPVSVTAES
- a CDS encoding NADAR family protein: MEKITGAEQITGAEQIPEARTSAGAVGGVDDREALVGRVRAGARIKYLCFWGHRPLPDGGLGPGCLSQWWPSPFTVAGVEYATAEHWMMAGKARLFEDAEAERRVLAAAHPAGAKKAGRLVRGFDEAVWERERFGIVVEGSVHKFASDPALRAFLLNTGERVLVEASPVDRVWGIGLAADDEAAVDPERWRGPNLLGFALMAARERLRAGGGRKA